From the Paenibacillus sp. R14(2021) genome, the window CCTAGTCCAGCCGAGTCTCATGTGGCAGTGTGAGAGAGACCGTTCCATCTGAATTCGTCACTTCTCCGCCTACTTTGTGAATGTAGCCGAGCGTTGTAACTTGGCCGTTCGCATCAATGCTGCCACTGCTTTCATCAGAACTATCTCCAGAAGAACCATTGCTATAGAAAATAAAATCCGAGCCGATTGTGGGCTTGGGTCCTGTCTCATCAAACAGCGTACTAGCTGCGAACTTCATGACCCCATCTCCACCCGCATAGATATCCATGTGCGCCTGCCAAATAGCCACGAGATAATCATCCCTCAGTTCAAAAAGCGATACAGTCTCATCGCTGTCAATCATGTAGAAGCGCAAAGCTTTCCCTTCCGGGAAGATAAACGTTCTGCTATAGTTTTCGATAGCATGCGTCGTCTGCAATGGTTTATGGGCATAGAACACTTGATTCCAAACCATGTTCATTACCATCTTTCGGGCACTCAATAGGTCGCCTTTGTCAAGTATGCTGCGCTGCGAATCATTCAGTGGCGAGGCGATTGAGACAACGCCTTTTCCCATAGCGACTTTATATCCAAAGACTTCTGACAGTAATCGTAATGGAACATAGACCTTGCCATTAAACAGCCTTAATGTTGTCTCTAACGGAAGTGTATACTCATTTAACCCGTCCGTGATAAGAACTTCTTTTTGTCCGAGCATTAATTTAACCGATTTCGTATATTTACTGATCGAAGCAGTTTGCTGTTTGGCATCCCAGACTACCGTTACCCCTAACGCTTCTGCAACGACTCGGAGAGGTACAAGCGCACGCCCCTTCTCAATAATAGGTGCAGCAGTCGACTGGATATCTTTTCCCTTCACATGAATTGCAATCGGTTTCGCCGCGTAAGCATTCGAATTAAACGTTAACAGCGCTGCTGTACAAACTATCAGCCAGATTCGTTTCTTCATCCTTCCTCCTCCTTATACATGAGTTGAAATACGCCAAAGAAGCTCTCCTCGACACCGTCGTTCAACGTGCACTCTTATCCGTCGTACGCCAAAGCGCTTAAATAAGTATAAAGTGAATGAAATTATAGCTGCCCAGAAACCTATTCCAGAGATACCGGCGTAAATGAACATAGGTACAGGACTAGGATCGCCATAAAAATGATTATGATCTGCAATTTCATTAAAATAGTAGAGTCCAGCAAGGATTGCGCCGCCTAACCAGACAGAATATCAACGATTTCTTCAGTGCATTCCCTCCTTATACTGCGTATTAGACCAAAACCTACCAATAATAATACCAGATGTCGGAACTATGCTGCACATAAACCCAAAAAGGCCAACCAGAAACCTCTGGTTGACCTGATCATAATTCGAAATCGCTCCGGTGAGGCCAGTTACTTCTTCTCATCATCCTTGATCAGACTGAAGTCAACGTGGCAGTGAGCGCTTGGGTTGTTGGCAAGATACGCTTGATGTTTCTCATCCGCAACTTGAAAATGGTGAAGGTTTCTAGCTTGCAGATAGATCGGCTGCTTATAATGGACCGATTTTTCGGCAATCGTATTTTCAATCAACAATTTATCGGAAGAATTGTCATAGAATACCCCTGTTCGATAATGAGCACCTTGATCCGGACCCTGCTTATCGTAAGAAGTAGGATCTACGATCCGAAAGAGATGGTCAATAATGTGTTCAAGCGAAATGACAGCAGGATCGTAGGTTAGCTTAACCGCTTCAATCATGTTATCAATGTCGTTCGGATCCACAGTCTCATCATCGTTTGCAAGACCAACCTCAGTATCCACGATTCCTTTCAACCGACGATAATATTCCTCTACGCCCCAGAAACAACCGCCTGCAACCGTAGCTGTCTTCCATTCTCCGTTATTTGCTGCCATCATTCTGCCTCCTTCGCTATTCTATGCTCGCATTATATCATAAAAAAAAATAATACTAGACATTTTACTCATTAATCTTATAGGATTAATTTACACTGAATATTATATAATTTACACCTATAATATTTATGTGTATACTAATTTTCAGCATTTCATAAGGAGATCACACATGAATAATAAAGTCAAGTTTATGGGTCTTGCATTGTCGTCATTGCTTCTGTTTACAGCCTGCGATTCTACCAAAAACGCTAACGATCCGCAAAGCAACGAGGCTTCCGAAGGTCATAAAAATGTAGTGACATTCGCGAAAGACGTGGACATTATCAGCTTGGACACCAGTCGCGCTTCGGATGGCTTTTCGCTGGAAATGATTGAAACGTTTACAGATGGACTCGTTGACTACGACAAAAGCGGAAATATCGTTCCGAGAATTGCAACCGATTGGAAAAAGAACGACAAAGGCACCGTATATACGTTTAATTTAAGAAAAGACGCTAAATGGTCGAATGGCGATCCTGTCACCGCAAAGGATTTCGTCTATGCCTGGCGCAGAGCCGTTGATCCTGCAACAGCAAGCGAGTATGCGGGAAGCGTCGTCGATTCAGGAATTAAGAACGCAGCTGCGGTTAACGCTGGCAAACTGCCATTAGAACAACTGGGCGTTAAAGCGCTCGACGATTACACATTGGAAGTTACGCTTGAAACGGCAGTGCCATTTTTTATCAAGTTTTTGCCGATTCCTATTTTCAATCCTTTAAACGAGAAGTTCGTGACCGCACAAAGCGATAAATACGCGGAGACTCCGCAAAACTTATTGTCGAACGGACCTTTTATCTTCTCCGAATGGAATAAGCTCAATAGTTGGAAAATCGTGAAAAACCCTAATTATTATGATGCAAAAGATATCAAGGTCGATGAAATCGATTTTGTTAAGCGTCAGGACTATTCGGTAGCAGCCTTGGAATTTGAAAAAGGCGATCTGGATGCAACCAAAATCTCATCGGAGCTTGTTTCCAGATATGCCACGAATAAAGCGTATACCAATGTTCTATCCGGCTATGTTTGGTATCTCTCGCCAAACAATCAATTCGAATCGCTCAAGAATAAAAATCTAAGGCTGGCATTAGGCTACGCCATCGATCGCGAGCATATTGCAAACGATATCTTGAAAGACGGCTCCGTTGCGGCAGACTACATCGTTCCAAAAGGGTTGGCTACGGATGCAGACGGGAAAGACTTCCGTGATACTTCGCCAAGGTTCCAAACCTATAATGTCGACAAAGCGAAAGAATATTTAGCACTGGCTAAAAAAGAACTCGGCGTCGATCAAATCTCGCTGCAATTGCTGATTGAAGATTCGAACGAAGTGAAACGGACCGCAGAATCCATTCAAGCAGACCTGCAAGCTTTGGACGGCATTTCCATTGAACTGGTTACCGTTACGAAAGCTGAACGCCTGAA encodes:
- a CDS encoding copper amine oxidase N-terminal domain-containing protein, producing the protein MKKRIWLIVCTAALLTFNSNAYAAKPIAIHVKGKDIQSTAAPIIEKGRALVPLRVVAEALGVTVVWDAKQQTASISKYTKSVKLMLGQKEVLITDGLNEYTLPLETTLRLFNGKVYVPLRLLSEVFGYKVAMGKGVVSIASPLNDSQRSILDKGDLLSARKMVMNMVWNQVFYAHKPLQTTHAIENYSRTFIFPEGKALRFYMIDSDETVSLFELRDDYLVAIWQAHMDIYAGGDGVMKFAASTLFDETGPKPTIGSDFIFYSNGSSGDSSDESSGSIDANGQVTTLGYIHKVGGEVTNSDGTVSLTLPHETRLD
- the msrA gene encoding peptide-methionine (S)-S-oxide reductase MsrA produces the protein MMAANNGEWKTATVAGGCFWGVEEYYRRLKGIVDTEVGLANDDETVDPNDIDNMIEAVKLTYDPAVISLEHIIDHLFRIVDPTSYDKQGPDQGAHYRTGVFYDNSSDKLLIENTIAEKSVHYKQPIYLQARNLHHFQVADEKHQAYLANNPSAHCHVDFSLIKDDEKK
- a CDS encoding peptide ABC transporter substrate-binding protein; protein product: MNNKVKFMGLALSSLLLFTACDSTKNANDPQSNEASEGHKNVVTFAKDVDIISLDTSRASDGFSLEMIETFTDGLVDYDKSGNIVPRIATDWKKNDKGTVYTFNLRKDAKWSNGDPVTAKDFVYAWRRAVDPATASEYAGSVVDSGIKNAAAVNAGKLPLEQLGVKALDDYTLEVTLETAVPFFIKFLPIPIFNPLNEKFVTAQSDKYAETPQNLLSNGPFIFSEWNKLNSWKIVKNPNYYDAKDIKVDEIDFVKRQDYSVAALEFEKGDLDATKISSELVSRYATNKAYTNVLSGYVWYLSPNNQFESLKNKNLRLALGYAIDREHIANDILKDGSVAADYIVPKGLATDADGKDFRDTSPRFQTYNVDKAKEYLALAKKELGVDQISLQLLIEDSNEVKRTAESIQADLQALDGISIELVTVTKAERLKRMKAGDYQLGLTRWGPNYGDPYDYLGTLFQSKSSFNYPKYNSPAYDEIVKKTAPGGAFTNDEAGRWSSFKEAEKLLLGDDGGALPVYQAGEALLINPKVKGVEYFVVGGLISYRNISIQNN